In one window of Microscilla marina ATCC 23134 DNA:
- a CDS encoding PKD domain-containing protein — translation MKTFTLFCMLLWSLAQPSYAQTQLRGQGTSFAISTLATATAYIEESASVAEESTFNDPVAIIPADPVAACNSGKSVTLSPIIISEQSVGSFALGRGTLVLAFDHPDFVVSKLPRVTITGAPGDFLAPMVSLNSGKLYIDYDFVGATKVGGIVLSGLEVRSNSKNKGTVAQLKPISGYEHFEGLYPHEVFATVQGINATTSSALPAPTNIEGFGVVCAGGNGFTYTAAPVPDVTGYLWKLPVGFLASSDPHAVQVSAREYYTVDNMIILDVATSASVGNKVLEVKSVNDCKISTTARSKTIRVAVPPNPKVSLPATSFPDNDFSPVNITVTNSPAGGVGALQGDGVIGNKLYPGLLFPGTGYKVYYEYSINNCTVTVSTTFSVYDADAVVLGLATSYCSNVAASQTVTIANLSSVLGAKLYSPANQAIPLNLQLIGGGNDYRYTFSGQGLFQKYGAGAYRFEVTQVGASTPIKVSFRVTTPPQQSIAGGNAQVCGDGSTIYNYASSIAATTDEFEWSAPAGGGTFVGGINRQASVAVVWEKGNVAGTSKILRLAQTRNGCTTITDYAVKVFALPTPSIVGDLNPCAGETVTYTLGSSSSTGGTAYTWQVENGQIVGASNQNTVTVRWGNINGNLKVTQSLNGCTKSAEVAITIETLPTLSIAGFNTKRSYCVGDATPVVLTPVFSGNNTPPADYLTAGKFEIKRIAGNKPASASFVSLVAQDGALTDRWLPAFPIIGSGEAAIPTDAKTNKLNLNAGEYLIRYVYTNANGCVNYSDAYNITIAPLPTLTFTGLADSYCSNDSPVMLSAFKNGVLTPLLPGFMARNVVTGEERILQGSLLNPADFAAGKYELFAALAGSGTDCANTSSRDTTVYFEVIDPPASVKVIAERRWNDDTLRFTAVAGTPVSGWAWNFGNLLVNTPQVAYPVHPNRQGSVPLLNYSLSATNVAGCSEQIAQAFKVDFDFTGQYIVGKGETNPRPTHFTNLSLVVGDSIRSYAWNFGDGASSNARNPVHQYQRPGTYEVSLTIRTSMAAYTLHRRIDIFPLIKVSETTPYLTNFDTAGGWLTHGTIKTNKESKGSSWQLVNDAWQMPGGYAHHEQSYVASPAFDIGQLTRPMLSFDYKLDTDAGADGLVLLYTLDDGKTWQRLGAVGQGIGWYNTTPILGKPGNDYTTDNGDAQGWSGKIKGWRTAHIALDRAIAGLPAGVDTNLTIIRFRFAFGSNADNPPGNKYQGVTFDNVEVRNRNRTALLEYFTNQGVANAASKSQVLAQVMSSSETVSIHYHTSFPTVDEFNSENPKDPSGRALHYGLRNVPAMVVNGRVKDSLSVTQLKDSLLKKTLLPANFTITIDPVKWQNKSLEISAKITALTAFNELVVFHAAIVDSNRVASGTGETYAQVLRKMLPDAAGVFRGHAWQKGEVQSLGFSYNVGPTATNSRNLKVVVFVADYQRRNIYQVATAKVPAQAKRDNDENTVTGLVANHYKHPLPQLLTAYPNPVREEVTLTLPQSLAPSPNIRWQVISLQGQVVIRGHWASRTHKHQIYLHELPAGVYVIKVYDATNPERNSFEVKVKKIK, via the coding sequence ATGAAAACATTCACCCTATTTTGCATGCTCCTCTGGAGCCTTGCCCAGCCCTCCTATGCCCAAACCCAACTTCGGGGGCAGGGTACCAGCTTTGCCATTAGCACGCTGGCCACTGCCACTGCTTATATAGAAGAAAGTGCTTCTGTAGCAGAGGAAAGCACGTTTAACGACCCCGTAGCGATCATTCCTGCCGATCCGGTGGCTGCCTGCAACAGTGGCAAGTCGGTAACACTTTCGCCCATCATTATCAGCGAGCAAAGCGTGGGTTCATTTGCCTTGGGCAGGGGTACATTAGTGCTTGCTTTTGATCATCCCGATTTTGTGGTAAGCAAGCTGCCCAGGGTAACAATCACGGGTGCTCCTGGCGATTTTCTTGCGCCTATGGTGTCACTCAACTCAGGCAAATTGTATATAGATTATGATTTTGTGGGTGCCACCAAGGTAGGGGGCATTGTGCTGAGCGGGTTGGAGGTGCGATCAAACAGTAAAAATAAAGGCACAGTAGCTCAACTAAAACCCATAAGTGGTTATGAGCATTTCGAGGGATTGTACCCCCACGAGGTATTTGCCACCGTACAAGGCATCAATGCCACCACAAGCAGTGCGCTTCCTGCCCCAACAAATATTGAGGGCTTTGGCGTAGTCTGTGCCGGGGGCAATGGCTTTACCTATACGGCAGCTCCGGTGCCCGATGTGACAGGTTATTTGTGGAAATTGCCAGTTGGTTTTCTTGCCAGTAGCGACCCACACGCGGTACAAGTAAGCGCAAGAGAGTATTATACTGTCGACAATATGATTATCCTGGATGTGGCAACTTCGGCAAGCGTAGGAAACAAGGTTTTGGAGGTCAAAAGCGTAAATGATTGCAAAATAAGTACTACCGCACGCAGCAAAACCATTCGGGTAGCAGTTCCACCCAATCCCAAGGTAAGCTTACCCGCTACGAGTTTTCCCGACAATGATTTTTCTCCGGTAAACATCACCGTCACCAACAGCCCGGCGGGGGGAGTAGGCGCACTCCAGGGCGATGGAGTAATAGGCAACAAACTCTATCCGGGGCTACTTTTTCCGGGCACGGGTTACAAGGTGTATTATGAGTATTCAATCAACAATTGTACAGTGACCGTGAGTACCACTTTTAGCGTGTATGATGCCGATGCCGTTGTATTGGGGCTTGCCACGAGTTATTGCAGTAATGTAGCGGCTTCTCAAACCGTCACCATTGCCAACCTGAGTTCGGTGTTGGGGGCAAAACTTTACAGCCCTGCCAACCAAGCCATCCCTTTAAACTTGCAACTGATTGGTGGCGGCAATGATTACCGCTATACTTTTAGCGGTCAAGGTTTATTTCAAAAGTACGGTGCTGGGGCTTACCGTTTCGAGGTAACCCAAGTGGGGGCAAGTACCCCCATCAAGGTATCTTTTCGGGTGACCACCCCACCTCAGCAAAGCATTGCGGGGGGCAACGCCCAAGTATGCGGCGATGGCAGTACAATTTACAACTACGCGTCTAGCATTGCCGCCACCACCGATGAATTTGAATGGTCGGCACCCGCAGGAGGCGGAACTTTCGTGGGGGGAATCAATCGTCAAGCAAGCGTAGCCGTAGTGTGGGAGAAAGGAAATGTGGCAGGAACGAGCAAAATCCTCCGCCTCGCCCAAACCCGCAATGGCTGCACTACCATTACTGACTATGCAGTGAAAGTTTTTGCCTTGCCCACACCCAGTATTGTAGGGGATTTGAACCCCTGCGCTGGTGAAACAGTGACTTACACCCTTGGCAGTAGCAGTAGTACAGGGGGCACCGCTTATACTTGGCAGGTAGAAAACGGGCAAATTGTAGGGGCAAGCAATCAAAATACGGTAACCGTCAGGTGGGGCAATATCAATGGCAACCTCAAAGTGACCCAAAGCCTGAATGGTTGTACCAAAAGTGCTGAGGTAGCCATTACAATTGAAACATTACCCACCCTGAGTATTGCAGGATTCAACACCAAACGGAGTTATTGCGTAGGAGATGCCACTCCTGTGGTGCTCACCCCCGTATTTAGCGGCAATAATACGCCTCCTGCCGATTACCTCACCGCAGGCAAGTTTGAAATCAAACGCATAGCAGGCAACAAACCCGCGTCGGCTTCTTTTGTTAGCTTGGTGGCGCAAGACGGAGCCCTTACTGACCGCTGGTTGCCTGCTTTTCCTATTATTGGGTCAGGTGAAGCTGCCATTCCAACAGATGCCAAAACGAACAAACTCAACCTCAACGCGGGTGAGTACCTTATTCGTTATGTTTACACCAACGCCAATGGTTGTGTAAACTACTCTGATGCCTATAATATCACCATCGCCCCCTTGCCTACCCTGACTTTTACCGGGCTTGCCGACAGTTATTGTAGTAACGACTCACCTGTAATGCTGTCAGCGTTCAAAAACGGGGTACTCACCCCGCTTTTGCCCGGTTTTATGGCAAGGAACGTAGTCACGGGTGAAGAAAGGATACTCCAAGGCAGCTTGCTCAACCCTGCCGACTTTGCGGCGGGCAAATATGAGCTATTTGCAGCGCTCGCGGGCAGCGGCACCGACTGCGCTAATACCTCCAGCCGTGATACAACGGTGTATTTTGAGGTCATTGACCCACCCGCCAGTGTAAAAGTCATTGCCGAAAGGCGTTGGAACGATGACACCCTCCGTTTTACTGCGGTTGCTGGCACTCCCGTGTCAGGTTGGGCGTGGAATTTTGGCAATTTGCTGGTGAATACGCCCCAAGTAGCTTACCCGGTGCACCCCAATAGGCAAGGAAGCGTGCCACTACTGAATTATTCCCTGAGTGCCACCAATGTCGCAGGCTGTAGTGAACAAATCGCCCAAGCGTTCAAGGTAGACTTTGATTTTACCGGGCAGTATATTGTCGGTAAAGGGGAGACGAACCCCCGCCCTACCCACTTCACCAACTTGTCGCTGGTAGTAGGTGATTCTATCCGGAGCTATGCCTGGAATTTTGGCGATGGGGCAAGTTCCAATGCACGAAACCCCGTGCACCAGTACCAACGCCCTGGCACTTATGAGGTAAGCCTTACTATTCGTACCTCAATGGCGGCTTATACTTTGCACCGTCGCATTGATATTTTTCCGCTCATCAAAGTAAGCGAAACAACACCTTATTTGACAAACTTTGATACTGCTGGAGGTTGGCTCACCCACGGAACCATCAAAACAAATAAAGAAAGTAAAGGCAGCAGTTGGCAACTTGTAAATGATGCCTGGCAAATGCCGGGTGGTTATGCCCACCACGAGCAGTCTTATGTAGCAAGCCCCGCCTTTGACATTGGCCAGCTCACCCGCCCGATGCTTTCTTTCGATTACAAACTAGACACCGATGCGGGAGCGGATGGGTTAGTACTACTCTATACCCTGGACGATGGCAAGACCTGGCAACGCCTGGGGGCAGTGGGGCAAGGCATTGGCTGGTACAATACCACGCCCATTTTGGGCAAACCAGGCAATGATTACACTACAGACAACGGTGACGCTCAAGGTTGGTCGGGCAAGATCAAAGGTTGGCGCACGGCACACATTGCCTTGGATAGAGCCATTGCTGGTTTACCCGCTGGTGTCGACACTAACCTCACCATTATTCGGTTCCGGTTTGCCTTTGGCTCCAACGCTGACAACCCTCCGGGCAACAAATATCAGGGAGTGACTTTTGATAACGTCGAAGTTCGTAACCGCAACCGCACAGCACTGTTGGAGTATTTCACCAATCAAGGGGTAGCAAATGCCGCCAGCAAAAGTCAAGTTTTAGCTCAAGTAATGAGTAGCAGCGAAACTGTAAGTATTCATTACCACACCAGTTTCCCCACGGTAGATGAGTTCAACAGCGAAAACCCTAAAGACCCCAGTGGTAGGGCTTTGCATTACGGTTTGCGCAACGTACCCGCTATGGTGGTAAACGGCAGGGTGAAAGATTCCTTGTCAGTGACCCAACTCAAAGACAGCCTACTCAAAAAGACCTTGTTGCCAGCGAATTTTACTATCACAATAGACCCTGTGAAATGGCAAAACAAATCGCTCGAAATCTCAGCAAAGATCACTGCCTTAACAGCCTTCAACGAGCTTGTTGTTTTTCACGCCGCCATTGTAGACAGTAATCGGGTGGCCAGTGGCACAGGCGAAACCTACGCTCAGGTGCTTCGCAAGATGTTGCCTGATGCAGCAGGAGTATTTAGAGGGCATGCGTGGCAAAAAGGTGAAGTTCAAAGCCTTGGGTTTAGTTACAACGTGGGACCAACCGCAACAAACTCCAGAAACTTAAAAGTAGTGGTATTTGTGGCAGACTATCAACGCAGAAACATTTACCAAGTGGCTACGGCAAAAGTACCTGCCCAAGCCAAGCGCGACAATGATGAAAATACGGTCACAGGACTTGTTGCAAACCACTACAAGCACCCGTTGCCCCAGTTGCTGACTGCCTACCCTAATCCGGTGAGGGAAGAAGTGACACTCACCTTGCCCCAAAGCCTGGCGCCTTCGCCCAACATCCGTTGGCAGGTCATCAGCCTGCAAGGGCAGGTAGTAATCAGGGGGCATTGGGCAAGTCGAACCCATAAGCACCAAATCTACCTGCACGAACTCCCGGCGGGGGTGTATGTAATCAAAGTATATGATGCCACAAACCCTGAACGGAACAGCTTTGAGGTGAAGGTGAAGAAAATTAAATAG
- a CDS encoding histidine kinase, whose product MMIDTIQQSLISEGLQEARQLVQTMKQKAYKLANTDLLKRISELEDTLRSIDDVNNVSTEAVNVEKCSLKALIDTAYQMYHLYFSRKDIRFSSYVANLHVRVDKMSFFRMFFSLVHYMGKHADPDEDRFISIEAAAYNAQTIAMYIEDNGLYPTSSADIFDHSFKRRITGAISGVGLAAIQQWAHSVGGKVCPVDKVGTGLKLCFLLPGKVSNCLREEAVGETDISLFI is encoded by the coding sequence ATGATGATCGATACAATCCAACAATCATTAATATCAGAAGGCTTGCAGGAAGCCAGGCAATTGGTGCAGACGATGAAGCAAAAAGCTTACAAACTGGCAAATACCGATTTGCTCAAAAGAATCAGTGAACTCGAAGACACCCTTCGCAGCATCGATGATGTCAATAATGTCTCCACCGAAGCTGTGAACGTAGAAAAGTGCAGTTTAAAGGCGCTTATTGATACAGCTTACCAAATGTACCATCTTTACTTTAGCCGCAAAGACATTCGTTTTTCGAGCTATGTGGCAAACCTGCACGTGAGGGTAGACAAGATGAGCTTTTTTAGAATGTTCTTCAGTTTGGTACACTACATGGGCAAACACGCTGACCCCGATGAAGATCGCTTTATTAGCATTGAAGCGGCTGCCTACAATGCCCAAACTATTGCGATGTATATAGAAGACAATGGCCTGTATCCGACCAGCAGTGCAGATATTTTCGACCATTCGTTCAAACGACGGATTACGGGAGCTATTTCAGGAGTAGGGCTTGCTGCCATCCAGCAGTGGGCTCACTCGGTAGGGGGCAAGGTGTGCCCCGTCGACAAAGTGGGTACAGGCTTGAAACTGTGTTTTTTGTTGCCGGGGAAGGTGAGTAATTGTTTGAGGGAAGAGGCTGTGGGGGAGACGGATATATCTCTATTTATCTAA
- a CDS encoding IS481 family transposase, with the protein MSHHDKIIANKLSLLKLAEELGNVSQACKVLGYSRDSFYRFKQLYEEGGETALQEISRKKPLLANRVDAEVEKAVVAFAIEYPAYGQQRASNELKKRGVFVSPSGVRSIWLRHDLENFKKRLKALEAKVAQESLILTESQVQALEKAKQEKEAHGEIETYHPGYLGAQDTYYVGTIKGVGKIYQQTFIDTYAKVAFAKLYDRKNALVATHLLNDQVLPFYEQHDIKLLRVLTDRGTEYCGKREHHEYELYLTIEDIDHTKTKARSPQTNGICERFHRTIQDEFYAVAFRKRIYNNLEELQEDLNKWLDEYNLNRTHQGKYCYGKTPMRTWLDSLHLAKIKMISFSEVNPNLQTKST; encoded by the coding sequence ATGTCCCATCACGATAAGATAATAGCGAACAAACTCAGTTTGTTAAAACTAGCAGAAGAATTAGGGAATGTATCCCAAGCTTGCAAAGTACTCGGCTATAGCCGAGACAGCTTTTACCGTTTTAAACAACTCTATGAAGAAGGGGGAGAAACGGCTTTGCAAGAAATTAGTCGTAAGAAGCCTTTACTCGCTAACCGGGTAGATGCTGAGGTGGAAAAAGCGGTGGTAGCTTTTGCTATAGAATACCCGGCTTATGGTCAACAACGGGCCAGTAATGAACTCAAAAAGCGAGGCGTTTTCGTTTCTCCAAGTGGAGTACGCAGCATTTGGCTCCGACACGATTTAGAGAATTTCAAAAAACGTTTGAAGGCATTAGAAGCAAAAGTAGCTCAGGAGAGCTTGATTTTAACCGAGTCTCAAGTGCAAGCTTTGGAGAAAGCTAAACAGGAAAAAGAAGCGCACGGAGAAATAGAAACCTACCACCCTGGTTATTTAGGTGCTCAGGATACTTATTATGTGGGAACTATTAAAGGAGTTGGTAAAATTTATCAACAAACTTTTATTGATACGTATGCAAAAGTGGCCTTTGCCAAGCTCTATGACCGAAAAAATGCGTTGGTAGCCACCCACTTATTGAACGATCAAGTCTTACCTTTTTACGAGCAACACGACATTAAGCTTCTGAGAGTATTGACTGATAGAGGAACGGAATATTGTGGTAAAAGAGAACACCATGAATATGAATTGTACCTAACTATAGAGGATATTGATCATACTAAAACCAAAGCTAGAAGTCCTCAAACCAATGGTATCTGTGAACGTTTCCATCGGACAATACAAGACGAATTTTACGCGGTAGCCTTTCGCAAAAGGATTTATAATAATTTAGAGGAGCTACAAGAAGATTTGAATAAATGGTTGGATGAATACAATCTTAACCGAACTCATCAGGGAAAATATTGTTATGGAAAAACACCGATGAGAACTTGGTTAGATAGTTTGCATTTAGCTAAAATAAAAATGATTTCTTTTTCGGAAGTGAATCCGAACTTGCAGACAAAATCAACTTAA